The Candidatus Zixiibacteriota bacterium genome segment TGCCATCCCGGCGACGCACGCCGAGACGCTGGCGTTCTGCCGCGCACGGCGTATCATCCTCGATCTGCTGATGCGCACGATCCGCTCGTTTTATTCCGACGGGCACAATCTGGGCGTGATCATGACGCCGTGGTGTTTCGGGACCGTTGTGTTGGAAAAAGTCGAGATGTTGCGTGACCGTATCAGCCGCGGCGATGCCAGCCATCTCGATGTCGGCGACTTTCCCTACGATGTCGTACGATATATCGACGAGATCCGTGTCCAGGTGCTGATGGAAGTCCTGGAGTTTCCGCCGAAGGCTTTTGCCATGCGCTGGCAGTACACCGAGTTGATCCGCCGCTACTCTTCAGCGCTCTCCAATGTCACGACATCGCTGCAAACGATCCTTGACATGATGAAGAAACACGGGAAGTAACTCGCGCGGCCTATCGCAGTGCGCGGACTTCTCTGTGACGAAAACACCGGACCAGGTGGTCGTTGACCATTCCGGTCGCCTGCATGTGCGCGTAGCAGATGGTCGGACCGACGAATCGGAATCCACGCGATCTCAAGTCCTTGCTCATCGCCTGCGACTCGGCGGTTTCCGCGGGAAGGTCGGAGAGTTCCTTCCAGCGATTGACGATCGCTTGGCCCTGGGTGAAACGCCAGATGTATGAATCGAAACTGCCGAATTCGTCGACAACGCTCAGAAACGCCCGCGCGTTGCCGACGGCGGCTTCGACTTTGGCGCGATTGCGTATGATGCCGGGATCGGTCAGAAGCCGTTCGATCCTGCGTGGGTCGTACCGTGCGACTCTGCCCGCATCGAAACCATTGAACGCTTTCCGGAAGTTGCCGCGCTTGCGGAGAATCGTCAGCCAACTGAGCCCCGCTTGCATCCCCTCAAGAATCAGAAACTCAAACAGCAGGCGGTCATCGTGGATCGGGACGCCCCACTCGGTGTCGTGATACGACACATAGAGCGGATCGTTTCCCGCCCACGGGCAGCGGCGACGTCGGTCGGCATAATTGGCCGGATCCGGCATGGGGGATGGGTACGACGGTCCGTTCCCTCGTACCATCACTTTCCAACGGGCGGTCAGTACTCGGCGCGCAGTCCCGGGTGAGCCATCAGGGCCGAATCGATATAGGCCCGTGCCTGCCGAATTGCGTAATCCCCGCCATCCGGCTTGTTTCCGTACTCCTCAGCCCACTCGAACAACGTGTCCCAAATGTCCTTTGCGCTCACGCCCTCGGCAAACGTGAAGGATGAATGACGGGAGGTCGTCTCAGCCCATGCTGCTCGCACGCCCGCCCAGAATGGCGCGGTGCGCCGCCAATACTCCCGCGCCGCCAGCAGGGAATCGTCGCGGAGGCGTCGGTATGTATTTGATCCGCGCTCGTGCACGAGCACC includes the following:
- a CDS encoding DNA-3-methyladenine glycosylase I encodes the protein MPDPANYADRRRRCPWAGNDPLYVSYHDTEWGVPIHDDRLLFEFLILEGMQAGLSWLTILRKRGNFRKAFNGFDAGRVARYDPRRIERLLTDPGIIRNRAKVEAAVGNARAFLSVVDEFGSFDSYIWRFTQGQAIVNRWKELSDLPAETAESQAMSKDLRSRGFRFVGPTICYAHMQATGMVNDHLVRCFRHREVRALR